From a single Cryptococcus neoformans var. neoformans B-3501A chromosome 3, whole genome shotgun sequence genomic region:
- a CDS encoding hypothetical protein (Match to ESTs gb|CF191456.1|CF191456, gb|CF186821.1|CF186821, gb|CF192338.1|CF192338; HMMPfam hit to Globin, Globin, score: 37.0, E(): 5.4e-08; HMMPfam hit to NAD_binding_1, Oxidoreductase NAD-binding domain, score: 39.4, E(): 9.9e-09): MDAKKATIAVIALAAAATAYKVMSTTQEKKNTEGVCPATGQKLAGSTGCPFSSGLPLPDPAHRCDPNSIQEEYKVPEVPPLTEAQKDIIKSTAPILEQHGVTITTHFYKNMIRAHPELRDVFSESAQKLGHQPAALAAAVYAYACNIHDLTPILPVVERIAHKHTSLHITANQYGIVGKHLIQAIVDILGDAVTPDIADAWYNGYWNLAHVFIKRERELYDSAIEAGGWEGWRQFKVAKRVKESNEITSFYLKPVEGSGKPLPKFRPGQYTAVQIDIPALGHKQARQYSLSDAPNGEYFRISVKREDGVPVPTFSNPEVPFHPGWMSNVLHKDYQEGSIINVASPFGDFYYAPSDSSPTAPLVLLSAGVGQTPVMAMLNAQLAKNNEPNSPAKPITYVTVARSPKVRAFKDHVKKLSEVHENVKSRIFYSRPTDDVVEGKDYDFKGRMDLEKIKEDLYLEDKTAEYYICGPSKFMLNTRDKLQSLGVDPSRIHYELFEAGNLSA, translated from the exons ATGGACGCCAAGAAGGCTACTATCGCTGTCATTGCCCTTGCTGCCGCTGCTACCGCTTACAAAGTCATGAGTACCActcaagaaaagaagaacacCGAGGGTGTCTGCCCTGCCACCGGTCAGAAGCTTGCTGGTTCTACTGGATGCCCCTTCAGCTC AGGACTGCCTTTGCCTGACCCTGCTCACCGATGTGACCCCAACTCTATCCAAGAAGAGTACAAGGTTCCCGAAGTGCCTCCCCTTACCGAGGCGCAAAAGGACATCATCAAGTCAACTGCTCCTATCCTCGAGCAACATGGTGTCACCATAACTACTCATTTCT ACAAGAACATGATCCGTGCTCACCCCGAGCTGAGAGATGTCTTCTCAGAGAGCGCTCAAAAACTTGGCCACCAGCCTGCCGCACTTGCCGCTGCCGTTTATGCCTACGCTTGCAACATCCACGACCTCACTCCTATTCTCCCCGTCGTCGAGCGAATCGCCCACAAGCACACTTCTCTCCATATTACTGCCAACCAATACGGCATTGTCGGCAAGCACTTAATCCAGGCTATTGTTGACATCCTCGGTGACGCCGTGACACCCGACATCGCTGATGCCTGGTACAATGGTTATTGGAATTTGGCTCAT GTCTTCATCAAGCGGGAGCGTGAACTTTACGATTCTGCTATTGAAGCTGGTGgttgggaaggatggaggCAATTCAAGGTCGCCAAGCGAGTTAAGGAGTCCAACGAGATCACGAGCTTCTATCTGAAGCCTGTTGAAGGTTCCGGCAAGCCTTTGCCCAAGTTCCGGCCTGGTCAGTACACTGCTGTTCAGATCGATATTCCCGCTTTAGGCCACAAGCAAGCCAGGCA GTATTCACTGTCTGACGCTCCTAATGGAGAGTACTTCCGAATCTCTGTCAAGCGGGAAGATGGAGTTCCTGTACCCACATTTTCTAACCCCGAAGTTCCCTTCCACCCTGGATG GATGAGTAATGTCCTTCACAAAGATTATCAAGAAGGCTCGATCATCAACGTCGCCTCGCCATTCGGTGATTTCTACTATGCTCCCTCCGATTCCTCGCCCACTGCCCCGCTCGTCCTCCTTTCCGCCGGTGTCGGTCAAACACCCGTCATGGCCATGCTCAACGCCCAACTCGCCAAGAACAATGAGCCTAACTCTCCTGCCAAGCCTATAACCTACGTTACCGTTGCTAGGAGTCCTAAAGTTCGTGCGTTCAAGGACCATGTGAAGAAGCTCTCAGAGGTGCATGAGAATGTGAAGAGCAGAATATTCTACTCGAGACCGACGGATGACGTGGTAGAGGGGAAGGACTATGATTTCaagggaaggatggatcttgagaagatcaaggaggaCTTGTATTTGGAAGATAAGACGGCCGAGTACTA CATCTGCGGTCCTTCTAAGTTCATGCTCAACACAAGGGACAAGCTCCAATCTCTCGGTGTCGATCCATCTCGAATCCACTATGAGCTATTCGAGGCTGGTAACCTTTCTGCTTAG
- a CDS encoding hypothetical protein (HMMPfam hit to CDP-OH_P_transf, CDP-alcohol phosphatidyltransferase, score: 58.4, E(): 2e-14), protein MPPQQRRSAEMAAKKAALHQYNDDHGHFSLVRNFRLADLITIMNGVCGSLSVLSSARYLLLAANLPGPPAPAALRTLYFAHLLPVLGFGFDALDGKVARSMGGGSMLGQEMDSLADLVSFGIAPAVLAFTLGLRTPLDTLALLLFLSCGLARLARFNATVALIPADPTGKSKYFEGLPIPSTLALTATMAWWVTQGWYAHPSAAATATATRQADVPLGVVTLWGDKDGCGQVHVVSALFALWGAMMVSKTLRIPKL, encoded by the exons aTGCCCCCGCAGCAGCGCAGATCGGCCGAGATGGCGGCAAAGAAAGCCGCGCTCCACCAGTACAACGACGACCACGGCCACTTTTCCCTCGTCCG CAACTTCCGCCTCGCCGACCTGATCACGATCATGAACGGCGTGTGCGGCTCCCTCTCCGTCCTCTCCTCCGCCCgctacctcctcctcgccgccAACCTGCCCGgcccccccgcccccgccgcccTCCGCACCCTCTACTTtgcccacctcctccccgtCCTCGGCTTCGGCTTCGACGCCCTCGACGGCAAGGTCGCACGCTCCATGGGCGGCGGCTCCATGCTCGGCCAGGAGATGGACTCCCTCGCCGACCTCGTCTCCTTTGGGATCGCCCCCGCCGTCCTCGCATTCACCCTCGGCCTCCGCACCCCGCTCGacaccctcgccctcctcctcttcctctcctgcGGCCTCGCCCGCCTCGCCCGCTTCAACGCCACCGTCGCCCTCATCCCCGCAGACCCCACCGGCAAGTCAAAGTACTTTGAGGGcctccccatcccctccACCCTCGCCCTCACCGCCACCATGGCCTGGTGGGTCACCCAGGGCTGGTACGCCCATccctccgccgccgccacgGCCACAGCCACTCGGCAGGCGGATGTGCCCCTCGGCGTCGTCACCCTCTGGGGAGACAAGGACGGCTGCGGACAAGTGCATGTCGTCAGCGCCCTCTTTGCCCTTTGGGGCGCCATGATGGTCAGCAAGACCTTGCGC ATCCCAAAGCTGTAA
- a CDS encoding hypothetical protein (Match to EST gb|CF185190.1|CF185190; HMMPfam hit to Complex1_24kDa, Respiratory-chain NADH dehydrogenase 24 Kd subunit, score: 313.4, E(): 3.4e-91), protein MSFARSTIQSVRNTLARPTRRSFVSSTSRLSDALFVHRDTDYNNPSIPFEFTPENLKRAHEIIARYPPQYKKAAALPILDLGQRQNKGWTSISVMNAVAKLLDMPKMRVYEVATFYTMYNREPVAPNFVQLCTTTPCQLGGCGSTKILETIESHLGVHPGQTTKDGKFTFVEVECLGACSNAPMMQIGDDYYEDLTPETTVKILDALARGEKPKPGPQSGRQTSENSAGLTTLTTKPYGPGEFCSPEFQ, encoded by the exons ATGTCTTTCGCACGTTCAACCATCCAATCCGTAAGGAACACCCTCGCAAGGCCTACCAGACGTTCTTTcgtctcttccacctcccgTCTTTCAGATGCGCTCTTCGTC CACCGCGACACAGACTACAACAACCCTTCTATTCCATTCGAATTCACCCCTGAAAACCTCAAACGCGCACATGAAATCATTGCTCGCTACCCACCGCAGTAcaagaaggctgctgctTTGCCCATTCTTGATTTGGGTCAGAGACAGAACAAGGGATGGACTAGTATTAGCGTCATGAACGCTGTTGCCAAGTTGTTGGACATGCCCAAGATGAGAGTTTACGAG GTCGCTACATTCTACACAATGTACAACCGCGAACCCGTCGCCCCCAACTTTGTCCAACTCTGCACTACCACCCCTTGCCAACTCGGCGGCTGCGGTTCCACCAAGATCCTGGAGACCATCGAGTCCCACCTCGGCGTCCACCCCGGCCAGACAACAAAGGACGGGAAATTCACTTTTGTCGAAGTTGAATGTTTGGGAGCGTGCAGTAATGCGCCAATGATGCAGATTGGAGATGATTATTATGAGGATTTGACCCCGGAAACGACGGTAAAGATTTTGGATGCGCTTGCGCGTGGGGAAAAGCCAAAGCCGGGTCCTCAGTCTGGGAGACAGACGTCAGAGAACTCTGCGGGGTTAACGACTTTGACTACAAAG CCTTACGGACCAGGAGAGTTTTGTTCACCTGAATTCCAATAG
- a CDS encoding hypothetical protein (HMMPfam hit to MAP65_ASE1, Microtubule associated protein (MAP65/ASE1 family), score: -9.6, E(): 7e-10), with product MFAYLDEHTPHLRRLHAQLALPAAALDHDLHRIEAAVKAVITGIVREREAQVDQLNDDIAAATRDLATLARAVGDRRERDREADDSETLPRQLERLNEQAGELKQVYDERLAHIRQQQATLDRLSTLLGPPWQPSKPLEAIASTSRSANALSGPSHASSGMGMGHADGKRTSGSTQTIAQAIALGHAHTAQGQTPHDTERGQWYDVRESVVEEIDQAVTLALAERDARRRTLCQSLFTLTWLHSELALPPIPTSSPHNFPPHLLPPYAEEEQPGMYASYERLLHTIITLNPLPPMDDDNEEWPMVEDLEGLDDTEPEIPLIEWVDETMELWTSEKEEHEARIQELYNMVEPLWTKLGVEQETMDCFVEMNRGSGEATIRAYEAEYERLLELRRASLSSFILSARSTIVALQTSLLMSPRSQSTFFPEMHDDEYTEDLLHLHEKQVERLEEEVESKKNILPKVREWFKLVEDEEELERNERDPNRFSRRGGAMLREEKLRKRVNVLKPKIEMDLLSLLPTWEEENGRPFMVSGRRVVDRIHDAMEEKELVKEAKKVCPLFIHVDRLLICDQRAKQGLLPLHPSASGPAGNARTLVPSRTIRATPSHASSSRSTRQAAATGGGISNLYSKSSTAPSSTSAAGTGTRLGKRPIGALASASGAGAGAGPGPTPTVGNKRAKVGAGVGLGTSRNAGAGVGAGRGVGAGRGVGRSVSSRSGAAGGGGSPTPRHRDVYPHNQQRSVSHPSAIPSHSTYPPSHTNLPGVPPPPTGVKSLALAPPPKRAINPLALGAGGQLHAAEGEVRRAPRRSFKPRSSVVHGTHGLGGVGSNGNASASASASGEGIGIDGLGGWREGLEGDDGGLEGDDDVF from the exons ATGTTCGCCTACCTCGACGAGCACACGCCCCACCTGCGCCGCCTCCACGCCCAGCTCGCCCTCCCCGCCGCAGCCCTCGACCACGACCTCCACAGGATCGAGGCAGCCGTCAAGGCCGTCATCACAGGCATCGTCCGCGAACGCGAGGCCCAGGTCGACCAGCTCAACGATGACATTGCAGCCGCCACGCGCGATCTCGCCACCCTTGCACGGGCCGTAGGCGATCGGCGCGAGAGGGACAGGGAGGCGGACGACTCGGAGACGCTGCCGCGCCAGCTCGAACGGCTGAACGAGCAGGCAGGGGAGTTGAAACAG GTATACGACGAAAGATTAGCGCATATcaggcagcagcaggcCACGCTTGATAGACTGTCCACCCTCCTCGGCCCGCCGTGGCAGCCCTCGAAACCGCTCGAGGCTATCGCGTCCACTTCTCGCTCCGCGAATGCGCTTTCCGGTCCCTCGCACGCATCAAGTGGAATGGGCATGGGACACGccgatggaaagaggacTTCAGGCTCGACGCAGACGATCGCCCAGGCCATCGCCCTCGGCCACGCTCACACCGCCCAGGGGCAAACACCGCATGATACAGAGAGAGGGCAGTGGTACGACGTGAGGGAGAgtgtggtggaagagattgatCAAGCTGTCACATTGGCCTTGGCAGAACGC GACGCCCGCCGCCGCACGCTGTGCCAATCGCTCTTCACCCTCACATGGCTCCATTCCGAACTCGCTCTCCCCCCGATCCCGACCTCCTCCCCACACAATTTCCCGCCCCACCTCTTACCGCCCTacgcagaagaagaacagccGGGCATGTACGCTTCCTACGAACGTCTTCTCCATACGATCATCACCCTCAACCCGCTCCCGCCCATGGACGATGACAACGAAGAATGGCCGATGGTCGAGGATCTGGAAGGGCTGGACGACACGGAGCCGGAAATACCGCTGATAGAGTGGGTGGACGAGACGATGGAGCTTTGGACAAgtgaaaaggaggaacatGAAGCGAGGATACAAGAGTTGTATAACATGGTGGAACCCTTATGGACGAAATTGGGCGTAGAGCAGGAGACGATGGATTGTTTCGTAGAGATGAATAGGGGCAGTGGTGAAGCCACCATCAGGGCT TACGAAGCAGAATACGAACGTCTTCTCGAACTCCGCCGCGCTTCCCTCTCGTCCTTTATCCTCTCCGCCCGCTCCACCATCGTCGCCCTCCAAACATCCCTCCTCATGTCCCCCCGCTCCCAATCGACTTTTTTCCCCGAGATGCACGATGACGAATATACCGAAGATCTCTTACACCTCCACGAAAAGCAAGTCGAGCGgctagaagaagaagtggagagcaagaagaacatCTTGCCCAAAGTGAGGGAATGGTTCAAATTggtcgaggatgaagaagagttggagCGGAATGAAAGGGATCCGAACCGGTTTTCGCGAAGAGGCGGGGCCATGCtgagggaagagaaatTGAGAAAGCGGGTGAATGTGCTGAAACCCAAGATTGAGATGGATCTTCTTTCGCTGCTGCCCacgtgggaagaagagaacgGGAGACCGTTCATGGTCTCGGGGCGGAGGGTGGTGGATCGGATACATGATgcgatggaggagaaggagttggtCAAGGAAGCGAAAAAGGTGTGCCCGCTTTTTATTCATGTGGACAGATTGCTAATCTGCGATCAGCGCGCTAAACAGGGACtcttgcctcttcatccGTCGGCTTCTGGCCCGGCCGGCAACGCGCGCACACTCGTGCCGTCCAGAACCATCCGCGCCACCCCGTCCCACGCGTCCTCTTCACGATCCACTCGTCAGGCGGCGGCGACGGGAGGCGGGATATCGAATCTGTATTCGAAATCATCAACCGCTCCGAGCTCTACAAGTGCAGCGGGCACGGGTACGAGGTTGGGTAAGAGGCCGATAGGTGCTTTGGCGTCAGCTTCGGGTGCGGGTGCGGGTGCGGGACCGGGGCCGACGCCGACAGTGGGGAATAAACGAGCAAAAGTCGGGGCTGGTGTCGGGTTGGGTACCTCCAGGAACGCGGGGGCAGGGGTGGgagcaggaagaggggtgggagcaggaagaggggtGGGGAGAAGTGTGTCTTCTCGCAGTGGAGCAGCCGGCGGAGGCGGGAGCCCGACACCACGACATCGAGATGTTTATCCCCATAACCAACAGCGTTCAGTCTCACATCCATCCGCCATCCCATCGCATTCGACTTACCCCCCGTCCCATACCAATCTACCGGGTgtaccaccaccgccaacGGGGGTGAAATCGCTAGCGCTAGCACCCCCGCCGAAACGGGCAATCAACCCCCTCGCTCTCGGTGCCGGGGGCCAGCTTCATGCGGCGGAAGGAGAGGTGAGAAGAGCGCCGAGAAGGAGTTTTAAGCCCCGTTCGAGTGTCGTTCATGGTACCCATGGATTAGGTGGCGTGGGCAGTAATGGGAATGCAAGTGCAAGTGCAAGTGCAAGTGGCGAAGGGATAGGGATAGATGGTttgggaggatggagagaaggattggaaggggatgatggtgggttggaaggggatgatgatgtgtTTTGA